AAAGAAATTCGAAACACAATATTTGTCCTTACTGGTAGCAATTCGTGACACTTAAAGGCAAAGGGAAGGGGGAGCATTCATGGATGAAAATAAAGAGAGGATGGTcaataaaattgcatttaaaaaatggacaaattaaaatgcttaatttaaaaaattagaaaaactatttctGAGATAGTATGCTTACTCTGGGTTAGAAAAGTAGAACTAAAACCAATCACTTCTATATGAGTCAATTTTTCACATGCATTTAAGGAATGCTTGTATTTGGATGCTTTCCTTTGCACAAAGTAAATCTGAAATTGGCTTGTGAATTGTCTTGCAAATGGAGATCATGTCATTGTGAGTTAACTCAAACTCATCTTATTCTTCCGTTCCTTCAATAACCGCAACGCTATACTCATTCATAAAGCACAAACATTTCTATGCTGCCGTGAGGGCAgtataagaaaggaagaagaaactacTTCTAGAAATAATCCTGGGTATGTACCTGGCATCCTCTAGTAGAGATGGTTTATACTACCCTCACTTGTGCTTTTCCATGATGTTTAAAGTCAACTCTTTAATGAAACTCCTTATTCCACTTAGCAAGTTCAGCAAACTACCTTTAGAAAATGTTCATCCCGACCATCTTTATTAACTAAAATTCTCaaggtcattttcatttttatagcttcCTCACTGACATGACACTGCCATATAATTGGGTTTATATGTTAGTGTCTGCTCATTGTTAATTCCACAGaaaatattatacacatatataaaaaataaacttttggggTTTTTCTGGATCTGGAAGTATTTGTTCTATCCATAGACATTTAATGGACTGCCTTTCAgctaaagaaaaatctaaaaagtgAAAGTGTTTTTACAATATCATCACctcaactgaaaataaaaatcttttaaaattaaaatatatcttggGTCACAATTTGTAAACAATGCTAATTCTCTTGGAGGAAAAAGCCCAAGTcaccaaatcaaacaaaaacaaccccatttgTACATAAATTTCAGAAAGACTTTGTAAGCAAGCCTGTCACTCTTACTAGGGCTATATATCCTCATTGTCTCATATAGTCttattaaatacttaaaagaaattaatactGTCCTAAGTTTTCCAGAAGTTCCGCTTTTTCTCATCCTTCAACTTAGACTGCTATAATTTACAGATGgatttcattttcctgtttttacttttcttaaaagagACTGCCATGTGGTAGAGCTAAACATCTTTAGTTGAACTTGGGTTTTAATGTTACTTTTTGTCTGGTCTTAGGTCTGTATAAGTGAATGTAAAACAGTTACTGTAATGTGATGTGTAACATGATAAGATGATTTGGCTAGGTCTTTCCTATTAAAattgtatcatttctttgtggatATATTCTGTGTCAAGATAAGAGAGGAGCATATGCTTGAGAAAGCAGCATATCAACAATATTTTCTAAGTCACTCTGCCAAAATGAAAAGCTAATGCTTTCACAGAATTGGCAagaatgaacatttaaaatgaacCATTCAACCTATGGCATTCATACAGTCAagagaggaaaatggaaataataaatagccaaaaaaaaaaaaaggacactagACACTATTTATAATTAGATATAAAAATAGATCATACTACAGGAAATCATTAAGAAAGATACAAACTAGACATCTTAAACTGAGCTATACTCTTTTCAAGTAATAATTGTGAACAAAGGGGCTGTTTGGGTGGGCTATTAAATGGAATTGTATGCACTTCTCTCATTACATAAGATGGATTTAAAATaccttaatattttctttatgcattagCAACTTAATAATAAAACTGAGATGATAACTATGCCTCTTAACTCCAGACCTGCTCTTCCATTATGTTCTCTTTTTCTACTTTACTTGAGGTATTCTGACCACCGTTTCTTGGCCATATTCCTTTTCAGAGTAACTTGTCTCTGAAGCATGCAGtttggtgtgtatatatttacatttatcacTAACTATCAGTATTAACCATTGAGGATGCTCTTTTGTCATTCTTTTCTTGGTTCTTTTTGAAGTGCTTAAGATTTCTCCTATTATTTCAGGATTTGCAGTTGTTCATAACTGAGTGCCAGATAAGTCTGCATCACAAATTTCTGTAAATCTAGACTAGCCCTTCTCAACTCCAGTCCTATGGACATTTTGAGCTTGATAATTCTGTTGTGATGGATTCCTTGTGCATCCTAGGACGCTTAGCAACATCCCTCACCTGTATCCACTATATGTCCCAAAGTCCAGTTGTGACTATCAAAGCTGTCTCTCTATTTTGCCAAATGCCCCGGAGTGGTAACTACTTATCTAGGCTATATCTGTGATTTTACCAGTTTAAGGTAATGATACTTATTACAAAAGAAAGACTTACACATGTCACTATAAGAGAGAACAAAATATGACAGAACACTGAGGAAGAATAGCTGAATCTGTTAAAATCATACTTATTTCTCTGGAAGATAAAGTCTGTTTCAATAGTCATTATATCAGTATCACAGCCTTGAAACAGGCACTTTTCTATGAAGTCTTTTACACTTACTCTATCATTTGCCATGACAAGAAACTGGAAAGGCCAAAGAACCTTATGATTTCATCATCACAGATTTAGAAAGGACTTCTAGATAATTTAGTATTATGCTTACAATTTCCACCATTAATGGGTCTTGCCTATCATTAAAAGCTTAAGGGAAGAAAACCTGCTCTCAAAATTATTTCAATGGCGAACAACATATGAACCTTAGACGATGCTTTAAAGATTTGAAGACTAGTTATACTATAACCATCTTCAGACAAATTACATCAGTTCTCagtttctctttcaaaaaaatctctaagtacagaatatttcattttattgtgctctGCAGATATTGCCCCTTTGAAAAAAAACTGTCTTATGGCAGCCTTGCATTGCGCAAGTCTATTTaggccattttttaaaagcagcacgTGCTCaatttgtgtctctgtgtcatattttggtaattctcccaatatttcatactttttcattattattgtatctttTATGGCGATCTGTGATCACTGATCTTTCATGGTACCATTGCAATGGTTGTGGGGCACCATGAACTGTGCTCATACAAGATGGCAACCTTATTTGATACATGATACACCAATAAGAAACTACAGCAAGTTATGCAGAAACTAGCTAAGATAACCAATGAAAGTAGCTAAACTAAACAACAGATGaatttcaatgtagacaaaatgaCCTTCTATTGAAAAAGATGGCATCTAGGAATTTcacagctagagaggagaagtcagtgcctggcttccACTGCTTCAAAGAGCAGGCTGACTCATGTTAGGGgctaatgtagctggtgactttaagctgAAGTCAATGCTCATTCACCTGCTGAAAATTCTACAGcttttaagaattatgctaaatctgcTCTCCCtatgctctagaaatggaacaactAAGTCTGGATGACAGCATacctgtttacagcatggtttacctAATACATCAATGGAGGAAGTAACCGCGGATAATGGCgaaaagaggaagagaactgTAATTAGAAGGGGAGCCTGAATATGTGATTGAATTACTATAATCTCATGATGAAATCTGAATGAGTAACTTCTTCTTACgaacaaagaaaatggtttcttgagatggaatttacTCCTGGTGAGGATGtcgtgaacactgttgaaatgacaacaaaggatttaaaatattacataaacttagttgataaatcAGTggagggtttgagaggattgaatccagttttgaaagaaattcaactgtggataaaatgctacCAAATAGCACTGCAggttacagagaaatctttcatgaaaggaagagtcaatccaTGTGGCAAACTTCAATGTTATCGTATTTTAAGAACTGCCAGTCACCCAACCTTCAaccaccaccaccctgatcaatcagcagccatcaacattgagggaagaccctccaccagcagaaTGATTGACTCACTAAAGGGTCAGATATAATCACCAGTGATTTTTAGCAACACAGTATTTTTCAATTAAGGTACACACATTGTTCTTAAAGACACACTGCTACTCCACACTTAACAGACCACTAATCTATACAAAACTTTTATATGTaccagaaaccaaaaaaatttgTTGACTTGTTTTATTGTGATGGTCTGGGATTAAACATGCAGTATCTCTGAGGTATACCTGTATTACAAATACttagtttgtatttttcaatCTCATGAGGTTTGTCTCCTTTATGGACCATCTTCTAAATTTTCCACATCTCTGAGAagttgaaaaccaaaataaaacacaatactCTAAAGGGCACACAGTTTATCTAATGGAGATGACTCTTCAATTCTCCATCCTATTTAAAGAGATTAGTTGTGAGAATTTAGGCTGTTGTCAGACTGGCTAACAACACTAAATGTCAAacgtagaaaaaatattttttattataaaagtctAACAggctttatgaaagaaaaaagtagttaTGCATAAATTCAAAGTTAGAAGAAGAGTACTGAAACGAAATAATTTTTCGTTGGCCATGCAAATGATTCCAAAGAGGATAAGAAATATCCAATTTCAGTTCAAAGTGGTATATGTACAAATgctttgagtttttctttttttttgaattaaGAAGGTTTAAAACGGGTGTAATTTATTATTCAAGAATACTGATGAacggctggccacggtggctcatgcctgtaatcccagcactttgggaggccgaggtgggcgcatcacgaggtcaggagctcgagaccagcctggccaacatagtgaaatctcgtctctactaaaaatacaaaaaattagctgggcatggtggtgagtgcctgtaatcccagctacttgggagactgaggcaggagaattgcttgaacctgggaggtggagcttgcagtgagccgagatcacaccactgcactccagcctgggtgacagtgcgagactccatcccccctccccccaaaaaaagaataCTGATGAATGatgcaataaaatacattttaattcattcacttaatCATTTGAGAGTCTActttgtgctgggcacagtgtcaAATGTTGCATATACAGGGTGACTGGACAGGagtatattattaactataaaaacatatatgaTGTTACTAATCTCTTATCATGGAAAATTGTAAGACAACCACATCTACCTTAACTTTTAATTGCTTCTTGGTCTTTTAGCTAAGATCAAGGGTAGTACTTTAACTCGAGTCAAACAGTTTGGCTATGACCACATGGGTTCAACAGACAAAACAGTTAAACATTCTGTTACTTAAAATAGGGCAATACAGTGATTATGTTTAGATAGCTGCTCAGACAGACTTTCATTAGATGGGAATACATCCTAGTTATCAAAATGGTATACAATATACAGAACAGCGTGCTCTATACTTCCATACTATCAACATGTGTGCATAAAACCACATACATTTATTTCCCCCAATACCAGGAATGCATGGTATTTGATATCTAAATTAGAGAGACTTTTCTATCTCTGTGTTAATGAAGTATCCACCaaatctagttttattcttttttaatgttgagacagagtctcactctgtcacccagtttggggtacagtggtgtgatctggctcactgcaatctctgcctctcgggttcaagagatccgtctgcctcagtagctgcctaagtagctgggattacagatgtgtatgcctagctaatttttgtatttttagtagagacagggtttcatcatgttggccagactggtctcgaactcctgaccccaggtaatcctcctgccttggcctcaaaaagtgctgggattacaggcgtgagcccccatgcctggcctacgCCTTATGCCCAAATAGCATAAGGAAAAGAGCTTGGTACAACTTAAAAACTTTTGCAAAAATGCATAAAATTGGGAAGCCtgctctttaaaaattaacatatgatTTGTGCGATTATAACATAAGTAAATTGGTCAACAATTTACAGCTGAAGAAGTGGAAGGAGATTATAGACACTTACCAATTCTGGCACATTTCCAAAATATACCCAACAATCTGcatagaataaaaacagaaaaaaagtagctATTGATTACTCAGAAAGGTAAATCATTCTCTTGATATCATATAGGGAATTAATTGTATACTAACATATTAACCTTTAACACTTTGCTTCAAATTTGAAATCTGCTTGTTTGATGTTGAGCCACTATCCAAGTATGAAAGTAGGACACAATGGCATATCAACCATCAATGTACAGAAACTGCTATGAACTGGAATATAAATAGTGTCATAGGTCAAATCCAGGGCAAATTAATGAGAGtcgcaaaaatttgcataagggTTTACTATTCAGTTAACTTAAAGTACTCTACTTTCAAAAGCATAAAATGTACATGGCAATTTAAGCATCGATTttgataaaatgttaaatgaacattttttggTTGAATGTGACACCAAAAACATTCCTACACTAAACTTTAATTTCGTAGAGAATGCAGCTCTAAAGTTAAATAATCCATAATAATGAATTCCAATGATGTTATTTAATTATGTGTCATTTACTAAGAAGGAATTAAAAATGTGCCTATATTTTCAATATAAGTAGAAAATCTCCTAGTTTAGAGGACACTCTATGTGAATTCACTAAATATGGCATTTAAAGCACATATTCTAGAAACAAGTATTAGAATGGAGACATATATTTCAATTGtatgaatgaatacattatgAATTACATATTATATGGAATTATCACTTATTTGGCATGTATAACAAatcatttttggaaaaaagaCCAACTGAGTCATCAATGAATAGAGATATCTTAAAAAGTAACACCGAGGACATTACTTTATTGGTCTGACAAagtaaaagaattataaatagtGTCACATATGGTTGCAAATCAAGATAAAttaatattatgttatataaacTAGAATTATTATCTCAAGAAAATCATAATacttaaatttcagaaaaatttatagcatattctttttttttgctgaaagAGATGGCTGGCTAGTGAATCATTACATCTGAATGGGTAAGACTGACAGAAAACTCTGGTCAGTTAAGTTCTACGTATGTTCCTCTTCTGAAGTATAACTTCCTGACCTCAAAGTAAAAGGTCTCTTAGCCTATCAACCATCAATGTATAGAAACTGCTATGAACTGGAATATACACAGTTTAGATTAAATGGAATTAGGCAAAAACATGAGTTTATTTCAAAGTATGAATATTCTGACAGGCTAAACAATTTtactatagaaataaaatgacaaaagccATATATATCCCTGAAAATAAGCTAAAATAAAGGCCAAATTATGCTTAAATTCTATACTACTTACTGGTTGCATAACTGTGAGCAAGGTATAGTACCCACCCTCaaagggttgttatgaggatgaaatgagtgaTTATACAGAAAGTCCTCAGAATGGTGACTTACATGTACTGTGTTCATACATAGGCTAAAGGTACATATGATGATAACTCTAGGTATCACTTAAAATTGGCTAACATTTCTTCATTAAACAATGGAATAGGTCAGGCATTTGGAAAGCCATGGCTCCTTCATTCTAGAACCCACCAAAAACCACAAGATCAAAAACTCAAGGTCTTTTTGGGTCTAACATTCTAGAAGTAACAAAATATCATTAAGAAACTGGTACAACAGGATTAATATATTAACaacttttataaatgaataaagaatactAACTTGGTAACTAAGAGACTTATCAGCACCACTTTAATTTTTTCCACATATTTCTCTACCTAGATATATTTCTGTAATACCccaattttacttttacttacacacacacacacacacacacacacacgaaccctgttagttgattaaaaaaatgtaattatgttgCTTAGTTATTATGGCTAAATACCAATAAGTATATCTGCTGATAATGCTACCAGGTCTATGAAACCAGGATAAAGACCATGTAGTAATCTTCTCTTCTGCTGCTTAGTTCTGTATTATTTGAAGTAGCAAAAACTGAAGTTATTTTAAACAGTGAAGTCATCAAGAACTTGCTTTATTCAATCTGTCTAGATACCTCCACCTAACCATGGTATATATTCTCACTATAATAAAAGATTATGAGTCTCATAAAAACACGTAATTTTAACAGAAAGAGACTAGGCCTATAAAAATTTCTATACAAAATAATTCTTAgctataaatcaaaataaaatggtgCTTAACATGTATATAAGTAGAAATAAAggtttttaaacaaaaagcttTCAAACAGTTGACTGTAttagtacatattttaaaatgtaaaaataggcaGGCTGTTTTATGTAGGAGAACTATACTACCACTCAACCTTTACTAGAAAGTTGGCAGCCCTGAGAACTCCTTTGTTAATGTAGCATGTTATGAATATATTCCTGCTCCCAAAGGAATGAGGAGCAGACATTTCCACATGCAACCTATTTCCTTTTGAAGAAGAATTTTCGTAATAGCATAGGGAAAGTATTCTACTACTATGTAATTATTCTTTAATGAGATAAACACTTAAATATCTTAGATGGACATTATGCATTATATTAGAATTCCATTAACTCATCAATAGGAATAAGTGTTTACTAGAGTCTACCATACGCTTTAATTCTAAGTTTACAGTTGGCAGGTACAGAAGGGAAAGATGAAATGAAACCTTCTACTTGAATAGAAAGACTTCATGTACAGCTAAGcaacaaataatataatttcaacaAATTGGTGAATATTGAAGAATAAATGCAATAGGACTTTACTGAAAAAGGTGGAATGAAGAGAAGACAATGTCTACAAAGAAAATGGAGTATTATCATAAAAACTGATGGACAACTAACATGTATTTTCACCTTCAGTAGGTTAAATCCCTCATGCTGTTTTTTACTCTAACACATATTAGGTCACTTCTGAAATTTATCTTTTAGTTTAGTAAGATATTGTGAATataaagtttttgaatttttaacaggaagaaaatgaaaaaagttattaCAAAACCAAATTACATGTAGGAATTCaattatgtaataatttatatGTTACCTTACATTCAACATCTGTAAGAAATAGTTTAGGTGATTAGACATCATTAGTAACATACCCAGTTTTATTTCTGTCCAGGAGGCTGGGTGCCAAGGATCGAATATAAGCACAAGTACATATAAGCAGCAAGATTACAGTCAATAGACTCTGAAAGTTGAAAATGGcagactagaaagaaaaaaaaaaaagaaaaattaatataataagaaaaaccgcataagtaaaaaatatttgacaattcCACATTTAGAgtcatgcttttatttcttcaagaagGCAAGCAGAACGACAAGTCTTGCAACATTTAAAACCAGAATCTTGAGGTATTCTACAGTCTTCAAGCTCTGCCAATAGCTAGTTTTATGGCCTTAGTGGAATTACCTTTTCTAAGTCTTTGGCTGGGTGGAGAATGGGAAGACAGACTCAAATGCTAACTAAAGTTTCttttaattctgaattttttttaggATAAACATCCTTTAAATTTAAGCTATAATTTTCCATGAGTTGACAAATACTAGGCTAATAGATTTTGGAGAAAGAAAGCAAGTACCTGCACTTTCactgttggatttttaaaagttattcattacaggttgaacatccctaatccaaaatccaaaatgttccaaaatcagAATTTTTTGAGTGCCAAAATGATggtaaagaaaaaatgttcattggagcattCTGGATTTTTGATTAGAGATGCTCAATAAGTAAGTATAATGCAATTATTCCAAAATCccccaaaaatctgaaatccaaaacactctgcctccaagcattttggataaagaTACTTAGCTGGTATTTAATAGTTCGAGTCctattcaaaaagttaaaatttaacaCAGGAATCACAAGAAACCATAAGTTTCGTAAGTTTCCACAGTCAAACAAAATCATAGGTTTCCAGTTAAAGTAAATGGAGGTGGACTTATTCTATTCAAAATTCAGCTCTAGCATCACCTTTTTAAGGAAGTTTCCTTGAATCCATCTGCCTCCCTTCTCTTATTTTATGTAGAACTCCCTTTTCTATTCTCATAGTAAACTGTTACCTTTATAATAATATTCATCTCTGAAGGGTAGACATTGTGTTATCAGGTTATCAGACTATGAATCTCCAGCACCAATCATATGCCTGTCTCACAGTAGAAGCCCAATAAGAGATAgttgaacaaataaaatgaaattaagaaagtgCAAGAATATTACTGTATATGTAACAAAGAATAACATTTTCATCATATACAGGTAGATAAAATATGTCAATCTCATACAACAGTCAGCAATATGCTTGTTTAGTAAACTTACAGGCactttctaaaaaacaaacaaaaaatcaggaatgaaacaaAGAATAAGACTTATGAAAAAACTTAGTTACATAAAATTGGTACTTGCGGCTGAGTGCTTATTTGAAAAGTCCTAAAGAATTTAGTGAGAAACAATTATAGATCTTAAGGAAATTGAGTAAGGTAGCTgggtacataattaaaatatatacatcaatAGCCTTCATAATCATATTATCATTCAGGagaaagacaatggaaaaatgaTAGCATACAGAACGAACaactaaaatacctaggaataagcTTAACAAGAAACGTGCAACATCGGCATCAAAGAAAAAAACGGACAAAATCTTAAAACATACGGAAGAACATAAAAGTAGAAGAGACTGTTGCTGTGGTTTAGAAATGGTTTTCTTGTCCCTACCAAAGCTCcggttgaaatttgatccccattAAGgtagtgttgggaggtggggcctagtgggaggtgtttgggtttaGGGGGTAGATCTCCCATGAATGTCGGGGTGCTCTTCTGCAGTTAGTGAGATCTCATAAGATGGATTAGTTTTCCAGGAAATGAATTCTTTCGGGAGACAGTAGGTTGTTATAAAGCCATGAGCTCCTCCCTCCTTTTCACCACGTCTGtttcccctttgaccttctcaGCCACGTTGTGATGCATAAAAGCCCTCCCCAGAAGGAGGGCCAAGCCCTACTACTCTCAGCCTGCACAACTGAGAGCTAAATGACCCTTTTTTCTTAACCAATtacccaatttctttttttttaatagcaacatAACATGGATTAAGAAACCTGGTATGCCAGGTTTTTACACTGGAAGGTAACATTGTAAAGACAACCTATCAATTTAAAGTGAACTCAACACcaacaagttattttttaaacagacaaCTAATtctgaagttcatatggaaaaaataaagcaagaatagCCAGgagaatcttaaaaacaaacagacaactAGAAACTGTTCCAAtgtcattttaatcttttatatatgtttatgataaatatgaaactactgaaaaaattttaaaaactgtacacATTATTTACCAATATTCTCAAGGACAAAAAGTGCTTATGCACAATGCTAAGCAGTAGGCAAAAGGGGATCAAAGATTTCAGACAGTACATCTTAAGGTATGTAAACCTTTATGCAAAGCAAGTGGGAAAATGCTGTGATTATCTCTGGATAGTTTTTTGGTGGGGGTCAGgggacagactcttgctctgctgcccaggctgaagtgcagtggcgggatcttggctcactgcaacctccacctcgtgtgTTCAagtaagtctcctgcctcagtctccccagtagctaggattacagtcatgtgccactatgcctggctaaattttgcgtttttttttttttttttttttaagtagagacagggtttcgctgtgttggccaggctggtctcctgatttcaagcaatctgctcaactcggcctcctaaagtactgggattacaggcatgagccactgtgcccagccatctctGGATAGTTTTTAACCTAATTCTCAACTTTTCTGGATTTCTCAAATTGTCTAAGTGATACTTTTAtggtctgaaaaagaaaaaaaggatttgtaATTACCagtttaatacctgtttttctatGCACAATTTTTTCATGGATAtaacaaagataaaatttaatgtaTCTTGGGTTTTAATTAAATTGGGTTTTAATCTTAAACCTGTGAAAGTCAGTGATATACATTTTATAACATAAATCAGTGAATTAGCTCATGATCAACTGTAGATAACAAGCACGGTATCTCACAATGCTTATCTTTCAAAGGTCatattttgaatatgtatgtgaatatattaataaataatattggaTAATGACCTCatagaaaataaagcagatttCCTCTCAGTCATCATAACTACATGTGTATTTAGTATCTACTTTGTCTGAGAAATGAGCCACTGGGGATTTAAAAAAAGGCACATGGTATGATTCCTTCCCTGCAGTTTATGGCTAACAATAGCAATTACTGATATTCACTGAGT
This sequence is a window from Papio anubis isolate 15944 chromosome 5, Panubis1.0, whole genome shotgun sequence. Protein-coding genes within it:
- the TMEM167A gene encoding protein kish-A, producing MSAIFNFQSLLTVILLLICTCAYIRSLAPSLLDRNKTGLLGIFWKCARIGERKSPYVAVCCIVMAFSILFIQ